A single genomic interval of Oryzias latipes chromosome 3, ASM223467v1 harbors:
- the ppef1 gene encoding serine/threonine-protein phosphatase with EF-hands 1, translating to MGCGTSVATETQLKKLETDEAGRTPSLALTIKAAVLIQRWYRRYMARLEMRRRYTWNIFQSIEYAGEQDQLQLSSFFSFMLDNFTQLSGNGPDLITQLLDPVVDPWLDREICYNLVPVPDSYTGPRISFPLGVSDTNTLLSAFKEQQILHARYVLQLLYEAKKLLKQMPNINHLSTSYTKDITICGDLHGHLDDLLLIFYKNGLPSAETPYVFNGDFVDRGKKSVEVVIMLFAYFLLYPDYMHLNRGNHEDPIMNLRYGFTKEVMQKYKIHGREILQLFQDVFSLLPIATVIDGKVLIVHGGISDQTDLNLLSSIKRHKVKSALRFPRYSLEKLDIGQSCRHVKRMRSMDSSCSSSRSYSRSQGTPGQRKRRCKLKREDSAASTSSSSSSSSSSVCSPQTPSSLRPCPSSPSLSCKVLQVPYLDSLSSIPLPSPPQHEQEWKQIVDILWSDPKTQEGCSPNLFRGGGCYFGPDVTQKLLLQHGLQMLIRSHECKQEGYEICHGGKVITIFSASNYYEEGSNRGAYIKLGRELVPRFYQYQVSRITRKLTLTQRIRAAEGSALRALKEKLFAHRSELVGSFQQYDPDNTGTVSVCEWAQVLECVLRLDLPWRTLRPHLARLASDGSVEYQSCFEDMEPGATLPKVTPNLAETLFRYRTDIEIIFNIIDKDHSGLISIEEFRHTWRLFSAHLGVAIDDRAIDDLARSIDFNKDGSIDFTEFLEAFRVVHKLDKDAQLSKKMDKENSL from the exons ATGGGATGCGGCACCTCTGTTGCCACAGAAACACAGTTGAAGAAACTGGAAACCG atGAAGCTGGAAGGACCCCCAGCCTGGCTCTAA CTATAAAAGCAGCTGTTTTGATCCAGAGGTGGTATCGACGCTACATGGCCCGGCTGGAGATGAGACGCAGGTACACCTGGAACATCTTCCAGTCCATTGAATATGCTGGAGAGCAAGACCAGCTGCAG cTTTCCAGTTTCTTCAGTTTCATGCTGGACAACTTCACTCAGCTCAGTGGGAATGGACCAG ACCTGATTACCCAGCTGCTGGATCCCGTGGTTGACCCTTGGTTGGACCGAGAGATCTGCTACAATTTAGTCCCTGTCCCAGACTCCTACACTGGACCCCGAATATCGTTTCCTCTCGGTGTCTCTGATACAAACACTCTCCTCAGTGCCTTCAAGGAGCAGCAG ATTCTCCATGCCAGATAtgttctgcagctgctttacgAAGCCAAAAAGCTCCTCAAACAGATGCCAAACATCAACCATTTGTCAACATCCTATACCAAGGACATCACCATATGTG GTGATCTGCATGGACATCTTGATGACTTACTACTTATATTTTACAAG AATGGGCTCCCTTCTGCTGAGACGCCATACGTGTTTAACGGAGACTTTGTGGATCGAGGTAAAAAGTCAGTGGAAGTTGTGATCATGCTTTTTGCCTACTTTCTGCTTTACCCGGATTACATGCACCTCAACCGGGGAAACCATGAAGATCCCATTATGAACCTCAG atatGGCTTCACAAAAGAAGTAATGCAGAAATATAAG ATTCACGGCCGTGAGATTCTTCAGCTGTTCCAGGACGTTTTCAGCTTGCTGCCCATTGCAACAGTCATTGATGGGAAGGTTCTGATAGTGCATGGCGGGATTTCAGACCAGACGGACTTGAACCTCCTTAGCTCAATAAAAAGACATAAG GTCAAATCTGCTCTAAGGTTTCCCAGGTACAGTTTAGAGAAGCTTGACATTGGTCAATCCTGCAGACACGTCAAGAGAATGAGATCCATGgacagctcctgcagcagcagtcgCAGCTACAGCAGGAGCCAAGGAACTCCTGGCCAGAG aaagagaaGATGCAAGCTCAAGCGGGAAGATAGCGCTGCCTCTACCTCTTCATCGTCATCATCTTCGTCTTCTTCAGTCTGTTCACCTCAAACTCCCTCTTCTCTTCGTCCATGCCCGTCATCCCCTAGCTTGTCGTGTAAAGTCCTTCAAGTGCCCTACCTGGACTCTCTGTCTTCTATTCCCCTTCCATCACCTCCACAGCATGAACAGGAATGGAAGCAG ATTGTAGATATTCTGTGGAGTGACCCTAAAACTCAAGAAGGCTGCAGTCCCAACTTGTTCAGAGGCGGAGGCTGCTACTTCGGCCCTGATGTCACTCAGAAACTGCTGCTTCAGCATGGACTGCAGATGCTCATTCGCTCTCATGAGTGCAAGCAGGAGGGGTACGAGATCTGCCATGGTGGAAAG GTGATCACCATCTTCTCTGCATCTAACTATTATGAAGAGGGAAGCAACCGAGGGGCTTACATTAAACTGGGCAGAGAACTGGTTCCACGCTTTTACCAGTACCAAGTCAGCCGCATAACACGCAAACTCACCCTGACCCAGAG AATTCGCGCTGCTGAAGGCTCGGCTCTGCGGGCcctaaaagaaaagttgttcGCTCATCGCTCTGAGCTCGTGGGAAGCTTCCAGCAGTATGATCCAGATAACACCG GTACTGTATCAGTATGTGAATGGGCTCAGGTGTTGGAGTGTGTACTGAGGCTGGACCTGCCTTGGCGGACACTTCGCCCACATTTAGCCCGCCTAGCATCAGATGGCAGCGTTGAGTATCAGTCCTGCTTTGAGGATATGGAGCCCGGAGCCACTCTGCctaag gtCACTCCAAACCTCGCTGAAACTTTATTTAGATACAGAACAGACATTGAAATCATTTTCAACATCATCGACAAAGACCATTCAG GCCTCATCTCCATCGAGGAGTTCCGTCACACCTGGCGCCTTTTCAGTGCTCACCTGGGGGTGGCCATTGATGACAGAGCCATTGATGACTTGGCCCGCAGTATTGACTTCAACAAGGACGGCAGCATAGATTTTACTGAGTTCCTGGAAGCTTTCAGAGTGGTGCACAAACTGGACAAAGATGCACAACTTAGCAAAAAGATGGACAAGGAGAATAGTTTGTAG